The nucleotide sequence GTTTATTTCTTTTTTTGCTTCTATTAAAAATTTTACGAAAATATGGTATTCCTAATTCTGCTCTTAAGTCTTCTAATTCATTTAAAAAATGATAATATACTTCATCTGATGAGTAATATTCAAATCTTTTTACATTTTTAAATTTTAAAACTTTTCTATGATAAAGTCTGTAGTCATATTTATTGTATTCTCCATCTCCTACTACCTTATAGAATGTTCTACAATATAGGTATAATATTGAATCTTTATATTCCATTCTTTCTACCAAGATACTTCTATAATCTACCATAATTCTATCATCTTCTTTCATTAAAAATAATTTCTACTCTTACTCCTTCTTTAGATATAACCAAATTTTTAGTTCTTTCATTTTCTCTTGAAATAAAATCATATTTAAAATAATTGTAGTAAGTTTTTGTTTTTTCTAAATATATTCCCTTATCTTCACCATCAATTTCAATAGTATAATAAATAGCACAATCCTCATCTATTAATTTTATTTTATTATCTTTTGTGTATTCATGTTTGAAATCATATTTTTCTAAAATTTCTTTTTCTTCTTCTGTTATATGAGAAAAAATAAGTTCTAATCTTTTCATAGGGGCATCAAAGTCATCTTCATTCTCATTTTCATCTTCTAAATAAACATCATATCTTACTTCCATATTTCACCTCAACTTCAATTTTTAAGAATTTATAAAATAAGTTAATGATTTTTCTAAATTTTTTAATATATCTGTAACAGTTCTATTTTCTTCATCAAGCCACCAATACGGTTCATCATCATTTAACCACAATATATTGAAACAAGCATAATAATAAGGTGCAAAATGAGGTGTTGTTATTTCTAATCGTGCGACTCCCTTATCACTTTCAAAATCTAAAATATAATAATTTTCTTCATCATTCATTATATCTGATATTATATCTATTTTTATATTATTTTCTTTAAGTTTTTCTTTTTTGTTTTCAATCATTTTTATAACTTCTTTTTTTATTCTCAAAAATTTTTCTTGCTCTTTTAACTCCATATTTTACCTCATCTTAAAAATAGTTTTGATTTCTTCACTAAATTCTTAACTCTTTCTTCATCTTTATCTAAGAAAGTTATAAAATAGTAATAATCTGTCAAAGAAGTTATCAAAATTTTAAGATTTGAAAAATAAATTCTATAATTTTTTTGGAAACCAAAAACATCTCTAAAACTCATTTTAAAAATCATTTCTAAAATATCTTTATCTTTGTTTAAAAATTTCTTTTTATCTAAAGCCTTTCTTCTAAGTTTTTTGATAGAATTTTTATAGTGAAGTTTTTCTGAATTACTTAAAAAATCAAAACACCATTTTTCAAAAAATCTAAATTTGTAAACTATATTCTTGTCTATTTTATATAATCTAAGCAAAAATCTTAAATATCTATTTTCATTTACTATATAAGGAATTTTCTCTCTTTTATTCATTTTAATAAAGGCTTTATAATAATATTGATTAGCTTGTTCTTCATTTAAGATATTTTCTAATATATCTAAAACATAAGTTTTCATTACTACTCTATTCTATTTTTTTCAAAAAGCATCTTTACTCTTTTATTTTTATATTTATTTAAAGTAGATATAATTGGAAAATTGACATCTTTATATTCTTTATTTTTAACTATTTCTAATAATTCATTTAAAATATCTTTATTATAAATAGTTGATAAAGCCTTAGATAATGCTATTTTATATTCATCTGTTTTAGCTTTATAAAATTCTTTTATCAGTTTTTCAGAAGCTTCTTTATAATTTTTTACTGCTAGAAAATAAGCTAAATGTGTTTTTATATTTTCATCTTCTATTTTTGAAAGATATTTCAATATAATTGGAACTACCTTTTTATCTTTTTCTGTTATTAACACTAATTCATATATAGTAAAAAGTTTATGTCCTATCTTTTCTAAATCTTTTAAAAAATTTTTTTCTTCTTTAAATTTAATATTGTTATAAGAATCTTTTGCATATATTAATTTTCCAGTTTTCTCAATAATATGAAATTTTTCATTTTGGATTTTTGATATCTCATCTATCTTTTTTAAAAATTTTTTTATTTCTAAGTAAAACTCATCAGCATCAATATAACTTACTCCCTTTGTTGAAATAAATTTGATATTTTCATTTTCATATTTTCTTTGTTGATATGTAATATCCCAAGTAGTATCCCAAGAAATTTCTATTGTATCTCCTATCCTTCTAAAAATAATATCTGGTATACATAAGAATGGTCCATATAGAAGCCAACGATGTGCTCTTTGCCAATCATAAAAAGGCTCAGATATACTGATTATTTTTTCTATTTCTTCGTCACTTTCATCATCTTCATAATCATCTTTTAACCAATAAAAATATTTCTCTTTAATATTGTCTATGGTTTCAAAAATTGTTTTTCCTTCTACATCTTCATAAGGTAAAACTTCTTCTTTTATAATATCTTCTAAATGGTCATCAAAAAAATTATAAATATGAAAGATATATCCTACATCTATTCTTAATTTGTTATCTTCATAAAATTGACTTATATTAACTCCATCTACCCAAATTTCTAATATATAATTTAAATATGAGCTTTTTGGATAATAAATAGGTTTTAATTCAAAATTCTTCATTAATTCTCCTTATTTCTTTTATCATTATCTTTTTCATAAACCTTTCCTTCAACGAAAAATATTTCTCTTTTTAAACTTCCATCTTCATTATAAACATAAGTCCAACCATCTGGTTTTCCATTTTTCTGAAGTCCCTCTACTTCAAGTTTTCCACTTTTATAGTAATCTCTTCTAAGCCCTTCTAGCTTACCATTTTTATAAAAAGCTTCTATTTCTAGTACTCCATTTTCATAATATTGCTTAAAAACTCCATCTTTTATCCCATTCTTAAATGAAATTTCATTCTCTATTTTTCCACTTTTATAGTAATCTCTCTTAACTCCTTCCAACTTATCATTTTTATAAAAAGCCTCTATTTCTAATACTCCATTTTCATAATATTGTTTAAAAGCCCCTTCTTTTATTCCATTTTTTATTTCCACACGATATTTTAAATTACCATTTTTATAAAAGGTTTTTTTAGTACCATTTTCTATTCCATTCTTAAATGAAGTTTCATTCTCTATTTTTCCATCTTTAGAATAATCTTTCCAAATCCCTTCTAACTTACCATTTTTATAGAAGGTTTCTATCTCTAGTACTCCATTTTCATAATATTGCTTAAAAGCTCCATCTTCTATTCCATTTTTAAAACTAATTTCAATAATTATTTTCCCATTCTTAGAATATTGTTTTTCTATTCCATCTCTTATTTCATCTTTATATGGAACCTCTGCCACTAGCTTTCCATCAAAAGAATACATCTTCTCTATACCAGTCTTTTTATTATTTTTAAAAATTGAATCTGATTTTAAAGTTCCATCTTCATAATATGATTTAGCTACTCCATTTTGAGCTCCATTTACAATAGTCCATTCTATTTTCACATTTCCATTTTTGTAATAATCTTTTATCAAACCATTATATGGTATTTTTTCATTTTTAGAATATATTATTCCATTTCTTATCTCAGAATCAACATATTTAATTTCTCTCTCTGCATTTGCTATTAAAGTATTAAACAAAAATATTAAAGCAAATAAAATACAAAATCTAAATTTTTTTCTCATAATCTCTCTCCATAATTTTATAATTTTTTATTGCTAACAATTGAATTTCATCTAAATATATTTCAGAATTTTTATGAAAATTCCCATATTTATCGATTTCTTTTATCTTTATTTTATTATCCTCTAAGTTAGTAATAACCCCAACCTTTGTTTCAAAAAAATCTACATTATCTATAAAAATAAGGAATTTATTTTCTAAACATTTTCTTAAAATTTCTATAATATCTAAATCTTTTTTAAAATCAATTAAGTCTTTGAAATTTTCTTTTTTAACATCTAATTTAACTTCTATTTCAGAAATGCTATCTATCATATTTTTAGGAATAATATTTATTTGAGCAATATCATAAAATTCTTCCTTTTCTAAAAAAATTAGGTAGTTTCCATTATAGGATAAATCATAAGCTATATATTCATCATCATTTTTTGTAAAAATCATCTTAAATTTTTGATATTCTTCTTTTTCAATATAATTAGATATTTTTATTCTTTTTAAATAATCTTTTGTTATAACTTCTTCTGATATTATGTTTTGATTATCATTTAAGATTTTAAATTTAAAATAATTTTCTTCTTTTCCAGTTAAGTAAGCCTCTTCAACACTTCCATCTGCTAAATCAATGGAAATTTTTATCTTATTCTCTATTAATTTTTGAAATAAATTTTTACATCTAATATTAAAAGCTTTCTTTTGAATCTTTTCAAGATTTTTTATATAATCTGCTCTCAATATTATTCTTTTTATTGAATCAATTAGAAAAACTTTTATTCCATCTTCTTTAAAATTCACATCATAAGAAAGTAAATATATGTATTTTGAATCTATTTTTGAAATTTTTCCAACTGTAAAACAAGAATCTTCAAAATGATATATTCCTATTATTTGTCCCAATTTTATATTTTTTAATATTTCTTCCATTTTGTTCACCTTCTTATTTTTATTTATATCATTGTATTATTCGAAAGGTAATAAGTCAAATTAAAAAACAGATAGACTAATTTAATAATCTATCTGTTTTAAACTTATTTTACATATTTTTTAAATTCTCCATAGCCTTCTTCATCCATTTTATCATAAGGAATGAATCTCAATGAAGCTCCATTAATACAGTATCTAAGTCCGCCTTCAGCTCTTGGACCATCTTCAAAAACATGTCCTAAATGTGCTTTTCCAGCTCTACTTCTTACTTCAACTCTACTCATACCATGAGAATTATCTTGTTTGTAATTTACTACTTCTGTTGCAATAGGTTTAGTGAAACTTGGCCAACCACAACCTGCATCATATTTATCCTTTGAACTAAATAATGGCTCTCCTGTTGTTATATCCACATAGATACCATCTTCTTGATTCTTATCGTATTCATGAGTAAAAGCTCTTTCTGTTGCTGCATTTTGTGTAACTTGATATTCTAAATCAGTCAATTTCTCTTTTAAAACTTCATCACTTGGCTTTTGATACTTTTTTTCATCTATTATTGCCTCATTTGCCTTATTTAAATTAATATGGCAATACCCATTAGGATTTTTCTTTAAGTAATCTTGATGTTCCTCTTCAGCCTTATCGAATCTTTTTAACTTTTCAACTTCAATTACAATAGGTCTAGAATATTTCTTTTGTTCTTCTTTTATAGCATTTATAGCGATTTGTTTATCTTCATCATTTTGATAATAGATACCTGTTCTGTATTGAATTCCTCTATCATTTCCTTGCTTATTTACAGAAGTTGGATCAATTATTCTAAAATAATATTTTAATAGGGTGTCTAAAGATACTTTTGAAGAATCATAAGTTATATGTACTGTCTCAGCATGTCCTGAGTTATTGCAAACATTTTCATATGTTGGGTTGTCAAAAGAACCATTTGCATAACCAGAAACTGAGTCTATAACTCCATCTATTCTAGCAAAATATTCTTCCACTCCCCAGAAGCAACCACCAGCTAAATATATTTCTTTTATATTTTCTTTATTAACATTATTTACAGTAGTATTTTTGCTTTCTTCCATAACTTCATTTTCTCCTTTCCCTTCGTAATAGTCCTTGATTTGTCCATTACTTATATGACCAACAATTACATTATCTATTTTTAAATCTTTATATATAATTGCTGATGTTGGTAATGCTCTTATTTTAAATATTTGTAATAACTTTCCATCTGTGTCATATAGTACTTTTATGTTTTTATAACCTAAACTATCATACCATTCTTTGAATTTAGCAGGATTTTTTTCTCCATTTATTCCTGGAAAAACAACAGTTATTACTTCAAAATTACTATTATTTTCACCTGCTAACCTGTCTAATTCTTCTAGACCTGCTAAACAAGTTGGACACCATGAAGCCCAAAATTTAATATAGATATTTTTTCCTCTTGAAAATGTATAGTCATTTCCATTCATATCTACTAATTGTATACTTTCTAACAAGTCTTTCTCAGCCTCTGTTTCCTTACTTACATTACGACTAAGCATTTTAGCAAAAACAAATGTTCCAATTAAAAATATAAAAATTAAAGGTAAAATAAATTTTTTCATTTTAACTTCCTTTCAACATTTAGTTAAACAGTTAAAAATATATTAAGTTTGTCAAAAATTAAAAGAAATCCCATTACTATAATTAAGAAACCACCTATTTTTTTAATAAGAGGTAAATGTTTTTTAATAAAAGACATTTTCTTAAATAGTGTTTTTGAAGCTAATGAGAATATTACAAATGGTGTTGCCATTCCTAAAAGATATAGAACCATTAACATTACACTATTTCCTGTATCTCCTGATGAACCTGCTAAGATTAATATCGAAGCTAATATTGGTCCAACACAAGGAGTCCAACCAAGACTAAAAGTTAAACCTAAAAGGAAAGTTGAGAATAAGCTTTGTTCTTCTCCTTCATAATTCATAACTTTAGTTTTTTCCAAAAATTTTAATTTTAAAACATCCATTTGGAAAAGTCCTAAAATTACAACTAAAATCCCTCCAATAACTCTTACCTTACTATTAAGAAATAACTCTCCAATGAACCCTGCTCCAAAACCTAAAACTATATAGGTAACTGAAAGTCCTAAAACAAATGCTAGAGTCTTACTTACTGACTTCTTCTCACCATTACTTAGAATTGAAATGTATACTGGAATAATTGGAAATATACATGGTGAAAAAAAAGAAGCAATCCCTGCTAAATACGCTGTGCTATATGCAACTTCTTGTGTAAACCTGAACCTCCCACGACTGGGCATTATCTCTCCTTAACAAGTTAAGGAGCTTAGCCAAGTGTCGCAGGGTTCCAAAATCTTTAAAAATCTTTAAAAATTTTCTAAGAAGTTTGATAGCTTTACACTACCCTTATTCTTTTAGGTGTGTTCAGCTCACCTCTATTGTATAGGACACTTAAGTCCACAACTTTACTTTTTCTTAGAATATTTAATGCTCCATTACAATCTGCATTTATGAGTTTACCTGCGCTTGTTTGATATAGTCCTCTTTTTATTCTTTTTCCACTGAATACATATTCTTGTAGTATTTTCTTTATCATATANNNNNNNNNNNNNNNNNNNNNNNNNNNNNNNNNNNNNNNNNNNNNNNNNNNNNNNNNNNNNNNNNNNNNNNNNNNNNNNNNNNNNNNNNNNNNNNNNNNNNNNNNNNNNNNNNNNNNNNNNNNNNNNNNNNNNNNNNNNNNNNNNNNNNNNNNNNNNNNNNNNNNNNNNNNNNNNNNNNNNNNNNNNNNNNNNNNNNNNNNNNNNNNNNNNNNNNNNNNNNNNNNNNNNNNNNNNNNNNNNNNNNNNNNNNNNNNNNNNNNNNNNNNNNNNNNNNNNNNNNNNNNNNNNNNNNNNNNNNNNNNNNNNNNNNNNNNNNNNNNNNNNNNNNNNNNNNNNNNNNNNNNNNNNNNNNNNNNNNNNNNNNNNNNNNNNNNNNNNNNNNNNNNNNNNNNNNNNNNNNNNNNNNNNNNNNNNNNNNNNNNNNNNNNNNNNNNNNNNNNNNNNNNNNNNNNNNNNNNNNNNNNNNNNNNNNNNNNNNNNNNNNNNNNNNNNNNNNNNNNNNNNNNNNNNNNNNNNNNNNNNNNNNNNNNNNNNNNNNNNNNNNNNNNNNNNNNNNNNNNNNNNNNNNNNNNNNNNNNNNNNNNNNNNNNNNNNNNNNNNNNNNNNNNNNNNNNNNNNNNNNNNNNNNNNNNNNNNNNNNNNNNNNNNNNNNNNNNNNNNNNNNNNNNNNNNNNNNNNNNNNNNNNNNNNNNNNNNNNNNNNNNNNNNNNNNNNNNNNNNNNNNNTTTGCACCATCTAGTATATTTTTTCTGCTTTCGCCACCATCACACTTATACCATATTCTCACTTAGGTATTATGTTGTGGTTATACTAGCTTTAAGAGTTCCCAGCAATTCAGTTTCTTTGTTGCACGGTTTTGCTCCGTGTCTACATACAAGTTTCCCTATATGCTTACTAAAATCTTCGTGCAATTCATACCCTACGAGTACATGTCTCATGACTAACACCCTACGAGTGCTAGAGTCACGAGTGTTCTTGCACTATTTAATAAATTCCCCTTTCTAAAATTTTATTAAATATTTTACTACGTTCTTATTATATACCTTTTTTATTTAAAAGTATACTAGAAAAGTTTAGTAAATAAAAAAATAATTTATTCAAATAAAAAGACTGCTACAAATTAATGATAAAAACTCACTAACTTGCAACAGCTTTTTTAGGGAAATAATAATCTATATACACTAGGGTTAGTGCTAAATTAATTTTTTGTAAGATTAGAATATAACTCTAAGTCCTACTCCAGCTCTTACATTATGTCCTTTAGTATCATAACCTACACTTGCAGTTACTCCTACTCTTTGGTTATCCCAATCGATGTTAAGATCAGTTTTAATATTTCCAGTTCTATCTTCTTTTTCTCCTCTTAGATCATACCAATCAGCGTTTGTTCCAGCTACTTTTGCCTTATTTTTACCATTAGCTACTCTTCCTAGCTCATTTTCATAAGCTACTGATACTCCTACTTTCATTGTATTAGCTCCAAAGTAATGTTTATAAGCAAGTTCTGTTCCTATTTCAGGTTTTATTGAGAAATAATCGTTAGC is from Fusobacterium periodonticum 1_1_41FAA and encodes:
- a CDS encoding toxin-antitoxin system YwqK family antitoxin, coding for MRKKFRFCILFALIFLFNTLIANAEREIKYVDSEIRNGIIYSKNEKIPYNGLIKDYYKNGNVKIEWTIVNGAQNGVAKSYYEDGTLKSDSIFKNNKKTGIEKMYSFDGKLVAEVPYKDEIRDGIEKQYSKNGKIIIEISFKNGIEDGAFKQYYENGVLEIETFYKNGKLEGIWKDYSKDGKIENETSFKNGIENGTKKTFYKNGNLKYRVEIKNGIKEGAFKQYYENGVLEIEAFYKNDKLEGVKRDYYKSGKIENEISFKNGIKDGVFKQYYENGVLEIEAFYKNGKLEGLRRDYYKSGKLEVEGLQKNGKPDGWTYVYNEDGSLKREIFFVEGKVYEKDNDKRNKEN
- the msrAB gene encoding bifunctional peptide-methionine (S)-S-oxide reductase MsrA/peptide-methionine (R)-S-oxide reductase MsrB translates to MKKFILPLIFIFLIGTFVFAKMLSRNVSKETEAEKDLLESIQLVDMNGNDYTFSRGKNIYIKFWASWCPTCLAGLEELDRLAGENNSNFEVITVVFPGINGEKNPAKFKEWYDSLGYKNIKVLYDTDGKLLQIFKIRALPTSAIIYKDLKIDNVIVGHISNGQIKDYYEGKGENEVMEESKNTTVNNVNKENIKEIYLAGGCFWGVEEYFARIDGVIDSVSGYANGSFDNPTYENVCNNSGHAETVHITYDSSKVSLDTLLKYYFRIIDPTSVNKQGNDRGIQYRTGIYYQNDEDKQIAINAIKEEQKKYSRPIVIEVEKLKRFDKAEEEHQDYLKKNPNGYCHINLNKANEAIIDEKKYQKPSDEVLKEKLTDLEYQVTQNAATERAFTHEYDKNQEDGIYVDITTGEPLFSSKDKYDAGCGWPSFTKPIATEVVNYKQDNSHGMSRVEVRSRAGKAHLGHVFEDGPRAEGGLRYCINGASLRFIPYDKMDEEGYGEFKKYVK
- a CDS encoding cytochrome c biogenesis CcdA family protein, which encodes MPSRGRFRFTQEVAYSTAYLAGIASFFSPCIFPIIPVYISILSNGEKKSVSKTLAFVLGLSVTYIVLGFGAGFIGELFLNSKVRVIGGILVVILGLFQMDVLKLKFLEKTKVMNYEGEEQSLFSTFLLGLTFSLGWTPCVGPILASILILAGSSGDTGNSVMLMVLYLLGMATPFVIFSLASKTLFKKMSFIKKHLPLIKKIGGFLIIVMGFLLIFDKLNIFLTV